The nucleotide window AATTCGCAGCGTCGACCCCGATGTGCAGCTACATCCCCTGAACATCTACTGGAGCCCAGAAAACCAGCCTGCAGAGGGTGACGTTGCGCTCGGTGAAATCGGCACCAGCCACTTCAACCATATGTCTGACCAGCCAGGCCTGTATATCCTGGGCAAAGCCGATGTCGATACCGATGAATACGACACCGGGGTCATTGTGCACGAATGGGGACATTACCTGGAAAACTATGCCTCCCGATCAGATTCCATCGGCGGTAGCCATACCAGCGGCGACCGCCTGAACATGACCGTCGCCTTTGGCGAAGGATTTGGCAACGCACTGGCAGGCATAGTTCGCGACGACCCCTTGTATGTGGATACCTCTGGTCCCCGGCAAAGCATCGGCATGGTGCTGGATCTGGATACACTGGACACAGCCGATGCAGGCTGGTTCAGCGAAGATGCGATCCAATACACCTTGTACCAGTGGTATAAATCCCCTAGCATCGGCCTGGCCCCGATCTATGGGGCCCTGGTTGGCCCGCAAAAAACCACCCCCGCCCTGACCAGCCTGTTTTCCTTTGCCACGTACCTGCGGGCCAGCGCACCCGCCGACGCTCAGGCCCTGATCGACCAATCCTTGCAGGCTATCCAGGTCATCTCGGGCAACGCCTTGGATATCTGGGGAACGCACCAGTACTACCCGGATAATCTTCGTCCCGACATGCGCGACATCATCCTGCCCATCTACCGCGATCTGAACCCTGGGGCCCCGATTGGATTCTGCCTGAGCGAAACCTATGGCGAATACAATAAATTGGGCAATCGGGCGCTATTGCGCATCCGCATCCCACAAGCAGGCACGTATCGGCTAACTATACAAACCGAAGACGAGTCGACCGAGTTTCAGCTACAGGACGGGGGCCAGATCATCCCTGAAAGCAGCACCGCCAACCCAAGCCCCGACACTTTGACCATCGATTTCCAATTGGCGACAGGCACCTATGTGGGACAGCTGGCCTCCGAAGTCATCAACGGCTGCACCAACCTGCTGTTAAGCAAACAACACTAAGGACCAAAATGAAGACAACAATACTGGCCTTTGCCATGGTCCTCGGGCTTGGCCTGAGCCACGCCCCTGGGGCGCTGGCCCAAATAAGCAGCAAATCAGGCGCTATGGTCAAAGTCGAACGTGCCTACGAAACCAGTCTGGCGCTAGGGAGCAGTACCAGCATCGCCCTGAACTTCAAGGGACCGGCCAATACCGCCCTGGAAGTGCGCTACACCACCGACCCCGGTCTGCAGCTGGAATCCACCAGCCACACCGTGCTGCATACCAACCAGGATGGCTTGGCGTCAGACAGCCCCACTCTGCGCACCCTGGCCGAAGGGCGGCAGTATCTGAATATTTTCATCCGTCAAAACGGTCAGCAGCAGGCCGTATCTGTGCGCATCACAGTGGGCCAGGGCAAGGCTGCCAAACGGCAGAAAAACACCCAACAACTGACCACCCCCGAAGGACAGAACCTGATCATCCTACCGTCTGAATAAACCGGTTCAAACGGCCAGATCCAGCGGCAGGTCGGAAATATCCTTAAGCCGCCTGCCGTCTACCATGACGCGCAGCAAGTCTTCAGCGTCATCCATCCCTAAGCTTCGGATCGTGTCTTGCAGCTCATACAGGGCAAAATGGTAGACACAGTCAATATCACCGGTCCCCAGCGCAATGGAAGCCAATCGGCTGGGGGTGGGTTCTGCCGTGACCGCCATGATATGGGGCAAATGTCCCTTGCGGTTGCGCATCAGATTCAATGCTTCGGATCGGGAATTCTGTGCCCGATCGCTGCGAATGGTCCACTTGCACGAAATACTGGCATGCAACAGAGGTTTCCCACCGTTGTTCCTGCGCAGACTGGCCAAGGTGGAAACCCCCATATCGACCAACTGGCCTTGCGCGTTGACCGCCTCGTCTTCTTCCAGCTGGCGCACCACCACGATATCAGGGGTAATCGTGTAATCACTGCCCAGGGCTGCTGCTAATTCAGGGTCTTTTTTGGCTGCATTATCCAATGCAATCAAATGCGCGTATTGCTCGTATCGGGCAATTTCCAGGCGATTGCGACTGGACACCTGATGCACATCCCAAGATCCGGGCCGAAGATGATTCAAGTGCGTGAAGGTTTCCTGTATGAATTCAGCACAGACGCTTTCGAATTTATCACCAGCTGTCTGGCCTGCGCTCCGTTCGCTTATGGTTTCCGCCTGCAGGCGTTCGGCAATGCCCTGAGCAATTGCCTTGCTTGCCCTGTTGCTACTGTCCGCATTGCTGACGACACCAGCTGCATTGATGGTCAGGATAGACTTTAGAAGATTGGCATGAAAACGCTTACGCGCCAGCAAAAAATGCGCCGTTTCAGTCATCAAGCCACCCTGAAAATACGTTTTGCGCCCAGTGCAATCGACAGCTGCCGAGCCACTGCGGCGGCTACCGGAGGGGGAAAGGCGTTGCCAATCTGACGATAGGCGGCGGTTTTTCGCCCGAATATCTGCCACGCATCCGGAAAGCCTTGAATTCGTGCGGTCATCCGCGTAGTCAGGCGCGGCATGCCTTCAAAATCTGGTCCCGGCGCAGCATCCCAAAGACCCATCCCATCCACCCCAAGCGCAGCCCAGGCGCGCTTCGCCCGGGTCGGCCCCAGGTCTGGACCCCCATGTTTCTTAGAGCCGCCCACCAAGGTAGGGGCAATCGCATTTGCCTGCTCGACCCAGCGATTTACACCGCGCCAGCCGTTTTCCGCCATCAAATCGCGCAGCAACTCACCCACCGTAGGCGGTTGAATGCCCAACGGATCAGGCCAAGAGAAGTGATCCGCCAAATCCTTGCGAATACCGACGAAAATAACCCTGGGGCGCAGTTGTGACACCCCATAATCTGAAGCATTATGCAGCCGCCATCCAGGGACATAACCGAGCTTTTTCAGCTGATTTTCAACCTTGCAGCGATAATCCTCGAACACAGCATCCAACAATCCCCTGACATTTTCCAGCATGACTGCCCGAGGCCGGATTTCGTCAACCAGACGGATGGCTTCAGGAAATAAATCGCGCTCGTCCTGATCACCCAGTTGCTTGCCAGCCTTCGAGAATGGTGGACACGGAACACCTCCAGCTACCAAATCAACGCCTTGATAGGGTCTGCCATCAAATGTCTTGATGTCACCTTCGATGACGTTCCACTCAGGGCGATTTAGCCGCAAAGTCTGACAAGCTGCCGGTTCAATTTCAATCAAGGCAGAATGACCAAAACCACCCTGTTCAAGCCCCAAAGCCTGTCCTCCTGCGCCTGCGCATAATTCGACGGACGTGAAAGGGGTGACGGGGAGTTGGCGCATGAATCCTCCTTTGGTGACACAGGCAGCGATCTTCGCGCAAAACCCATATTGAACCAAAGATACCCAAATCAGCATCTGAAGACAATGGGTCGAGCAGCTTTGAGCGCAGCGTCTATGCGAGCACACAAACAGCAAAAAACCCGCAAGACAATGTCTACGCGGGTTTCGCTTTTTCTGATGTCAGTAGACATCGTACTGAATTGGACTTCTTTATAAAAGAAGTGGTGCCCAGGAGAGGACTCGAACCTCCACACCTTGCGGCACATGGACCTGAACCATGCGCGTCTACCAATTCCGCCACCTGGGCACGGCATAACGTGTATGCTATTGCTTTCGTTGAATCCGCCGCATTTTTTGTGCGCCGCCTCAGCGAAGACAGAACTATACAATACATTTTTTTTGGATGCAAACAGCCTTTGAAAAAGCGAACCAACAACGACAATAACCGCGACGCTTCTCCGGTGCCGACGACCGATCAACCCTCTGATTTCGACCCTAACATCCCCAGCCGCGAACAAGTGCTGTCGATGCTGCGCCAGGCAGGAAAACCCTTGTCCCCCGAGGCCCTGGCCGATATCACGCAGGCTTCAATCCCCCTATCGACCGGATTCATCCGCCGCATCAAAGCCATGGAGCGCGACGGCCAGGTGCGTTTTAATGCCCAGGGAAGGTTGCAAATTTGCGACAACACCAACTTTATCGACGGGATCATCCAAGGGCACCGCGATGGCTTCGGTTTTCTGATCCCAAATGACGGCAGCCGTGACCTGTTTCTGTCGCCACACGAAATGGCCAAAGTCCTGCACGGCGACCGGGTGCGGGTCAAACCCAACGGCGAATACCGGGGCCGCCCCGAGGCCGTCATCGTCGAGGTCCTGGAACGCCGCACGGTAAAGCTCGTCGGCCGCTTCCTGAAAGAACATGGCACCTTCGTCGTTGCCCCCGAAGACCAGCGTATCAAGCTCGATATCCTGATTTCCCCCGCCGACACGGGCGGTGCCGAACCCGGCCAGGTGGTCGTGGTGCAGATCCTGCGCCAGCCCGCCAGCCATATTCAACCCCTGGGCCGCGTCATCGAGGTCCTGGGCGAGATCGACGACCCCGGCATGGAGATCGAGATCGCCGTGCGCAAATTCGATGTGCCGGTTGACTTCTCAGCCGCCACGCTGCGCCAACTGGAAAGCCTGCCTGATCATGTGCAGGACGGCGAATACGCCGGGCGCATCGACCTGCGCGACATCCCCTTCATCACCATAGACGGCGAGGACGCACGCGATTTCGACGATGCCGTCTTTTGCATGGCCGCCGACCTGGGCACCGCCACACGCGCCCGCCCCGGCTGGCGACTGCTGGTGGCGATTGCCGACGTCAGCCACTATGTACAGCCCAACAGCGCCCTGGACGAAGACGCCATCGACCGCGGCACCAGCGTTTATTTCCCGCGCCGGGTCATCCCCATGCTGCCCGAAGCCCTGTCCAATGGCGTCTGTTCACTGAATCCGGGCGTTGATCGCCTGGTGATGGTCTGCGACATGATGATCCCGGCTGGCGGCACAAAATCCGGCACAGTAACGGCCTATCAATTCTACGAAGCCGTCATCCATTCACACGCCCGCACCACCTACACCGACATCTGGGCCGCCTTGCAGCAGCCCACCGGCCCCGCCGCCCAGAATCTCGGCGACCTGTACCCACACGTGCAGACCGCCTACGAGCTTTTTCAGTCTTTCGCACAAGCTCGCCGCAAGCGCGGGGCCATTGATTTCGACACGGTAGAGACCCGCATCGTCTGCAATCCTCTCGGGCGCATCGAAAAAATCGAACCCTATGTGCGCAACGACGCCCATAAACTCATTGAAGAATGCATGCTGGCGGCCAATACCTGCGCCGCAGATTTCGTCGTGCGCAACAAGCGCCAGGCCCTGTTTCGGGTACACGATGGCCCCACCCCGGAAAAACTCCAGGCCCTGCGCGAATCTCTGCGCCTGCTGGGACTGACGCTGGACGGCGGCGATGACCCCCAGACCGCCGACTACGCCAAGCTGATCCAGATCAGCCGTGCCCGGCCCGACTTCGACGCCATCCAGACCATGTGTCTGCGCTCCATGCAGCAGGCCATCTACAGCCCCGAGCAAACCGGCCATTTCGGGCTGTCCTATGATCACTACGCGCATTTCACCTCGCCCATCCGGCGCTATCCGGATCTGCTGATGCACCGCGTCATCCGTGGTATTTTGCACAAGGCGCCCTACCAGCCACCCACCCTGCCAGGTGACATGGCCGATCCCACCCTGCCCGCCAAAATCCGTGAACACGATGCCTGGGATGCCCTGGGCGCCTTGCTGTCAGCACGCGAACGCCGCGCCGACGACGCCTCGCGCGACGTACAGGCCTGGCTGAAATGCTGGTTTGTGCGTGAACACGTGGGCGAGGTCTTTAGCGGTCACATCACTGGCGTCACCAGTTTTGGCGTCTTCGTCACCCTGGACACACTCTACGTCGAAGGTCTAGTTCACATTTCCGAGCTAGGCGGCGACTACTTTCAGTTCAACGAAGCCCTGCACGAACTCCGCGGCGAACGCTCCGGGTTCCGTTATCAGTTGGGCGACGCACTGCAGGTTCAGGTTTCACGCGTAGACCTCGAAGCCCGACGGATCGACTTCCGCCCAGTCCGCGGCGAAGACTACAAGACCCTGCAGGCCGACATCGAAGGCGAACCACGCAGCACCGAGTCCCGTCCCCACAAAAAGGCCGCCAGCACCAAGCCCGCAGCCCTACGTGGCACGACAGCCCGACAGCGCCGCGCCGAAATCAAACGAGCCACCCGCCAGGCTGCACCTCGCAAGCGACGCTCCTGACCTTCATAGGCCAACCACCATGCGTCCTGCGCCCACAGGACGCCCCACTCCCCGATTTTGCCACACAGGAAAACCATGTCTTC belongs to Castellaniella sp. and includes:
- a CDS encoding NgoMIV family type II restriction endonuclease produces the protein MTETAHFLLARKRFHANLLKSILTINAAGVVSNADSSNRASKAIAQGIAERLQAETISERSAGQTAGDKFESVCAEFIQETFTHLNHLRPGSWDVHQVSSRNRLEIARYEQYAHLIALDNAAKKDPELAAALGSDYTITPDIVVVRQLEEDEAVNAQGQLVDMGVSTLASLRRNNGGKPLLHASISCKWTIRSDRAQNSRSEALNLMRNRKGHLPHIMAVTAEPTPSRLASIALGTGDIDCVYHFALYELQDTIRSLGMDDAEDLLRVMVDGRRLKDISDLPLDLAV
- a CDS encoding DNA cytosine methyltransferase, yielding MRQLPVTPFTSVELCAGAGGQALGLEQGGFGHSALIEIEPAACQTLRLNRPEWNVIEGDIKTFDGRPYQGVDLVAGGVPCPPFSKAGKQLGDQDERDLFPEAIRLVDEIRPRAVMLENVRGLLDAVFEDYRCKVENQLKKLGYVPGWRLHNASDYGVSQLRPRVIFVGIRKDLADHFSWPDPLGIQPPTVGELLRDLMAENGWRGVNRWVEQANAIAPTLVGGSKKHGGPDLGPTRAKRAWAALGVDGMGLWDAAPGPDFEGMPRLTTRMTARIQGFPDAWQIFGRKTAAYRQIGNAFPPPVAAAVARQLSIALGAKRIFRVA
- the rnr gene encoding ribonuclease R, which codes for MKKRTNNDNNRDASPVPTTDQPSDFDPNIPSREQVLSMLRQAGKPLSPEALADITQASIPLSTGFIRRIKAMERDGQVRFNAQGRLQICDNTNFIDGIIQGHRDGFGFLIPNDGSRDLFLSPHEMAKVLHGDRVRVKPNGEYRGRPEAVIVEVLERRTVKLVGRFLKEHGTFVVAPEDQRIKLDILISPADTGGAEPGQVVVVQILRQPASHIQPLGRVIEVLGEIDDPGMEIEIAVRKFDVPVDFSAATLRQLESLPDHVQDGEYAGRIDLRDIPFITIDGEDARDFDDAVFCMAADLGTATRARPGWRLLVAIADVSHYVQPNSALDEDAIDRGTSVYFPRRVIPMLPEALSNGVCSLNPGVDRLVMVCDMMIPAGGTKSGTVTAYQFYEAVIHSHARTTYTDIWAALQQPTGPAAQNLGDLYPHVQTAYELFQSFAQARRKRGAIDFDTVETRIVCNPLGRIEKIEPYVRNDAHKLIEECMLAANTCAADFVVRNKRQALFRVHDGPTPEKLQALRESLRLLGLTLDGGDDPQTADYAKLIQISRARPDFDAIQTMCLRSMQQAIYSPEQTGHFGLSYDHYAHFTSPIRRYPDLLMHRVIRGILHKAPYQPPTLPGDMADPTLPAKIREHDAWDALGALLSARERRADDASRDVQAWLKCWFVREHVGEVFSGHITGVTSFGVFVTLDTLYVEGLVHISELGGDYFQFNEALHELRGERSGFRYQLGDALQVQVSRVDLEARRIDFRPVRGEDYKTLQADIEGEPRSTESRPHKKAASTKPAALRGTTARQRRAEIKRATRQAAPRKRRS